Sequence from the Panicum virgatum strain AP13 chromosome 5N, P.virgatum_v5, whole genome shotgun sequence genome:
TCGTCAAGGAGTAGGAGAAAGTTTGTACATTCCGTTAGCACCCACCACCCAGAGCCCATGGTGGTCTCTGCTCACAGTTCAATTAGTTGCTAATTAAAGGGATTCTAATGGACTGACAATTAGTGTGGTCCCTTGTCAGTAATTTGGTTATCATTAGCAAATTATCGTGGTCTCTGCTCGTTTGAAATCCATGGTTAAGGTTAACTAGAATTCCGATCTATCTCTGGCTGCTGTTCATTACTCGATTGACCTAGTAGCGCTGAATGATGGTACAAAATTAATCTGCCTGGCTTTTGGTTCTGGTCCTCTGCTTGTTCCCAGAATTTTTGTACGCTCATTCTGAGATTCTGTATTGCCACGTGAACATGGCGCGGGTTCGTTTGATGTCGTGGATCTGTTTCTGCTGTTGGCTGCTGGCTTGTGGGTGATATGCATTGCTTTGGTGCTGTCAGGCCCGCCCGGTGCTGCgaggaaccagcccaagttGATCCCGCTTAACCGAGTCATCGTCCATTGATCAACTTGATTAGAGGGAACCAACCCCGGTAGTCCTtggaatgtgtcatgagcaccgcccaggatttaaacacactccacgAGCACAACATTAACACCATTACATAGGCACGTCCAACACACGAGATCATATTACAAAGCGGTTCAAAGTTTAATAGAGCAAGTCTCCAGAGTTCATGCAGCGGAAAGTTCTACTACTGGCACTCCATACATAAAGCAAAATAAGAAGGtaacactatatgccgatagtgccATTCACATagccaccggccatctactcctcacccgcacctccgtcCACGGGGTAGAAGTAGCCGAACACGGCCTCCGGCTGCGCCTCACTTGCATCAACTTAACGGCAGCACcgtgagtacaaaaggtactcgcagggCTTACCCAATATGGGTATATAATAtcccgacctcaaggagaatgcatttggttagtagcaaggataTGGTACGGTATTTAACTTTTGCATAAACGCatctaactttgatcaagttgtaATAAGCAAAAGACAGAGCATCTATGATCTCTAGAGCATGCATCAAACAATTACATAAATAAAGTGTTCATAAATCATaagctcaatcttccatgaacttcctcggtaactctacgttaaagtcaaaatacaagagcgtgctcaatgtccgagagcgcggctattgcaatagatcgaaaaccctacaggggtgtacaacttttcccacacgagaacaagactaacgaccatacccacggccaaggataagtgttgattcatgcctcaacctTTCGCACAAACACAACCGACTATGAGCGAACGGTCGAGAAGGAAAAGTGCACCGGAAACGCCGATCGCACTCCATCACAACTcgcaccgaatccgatcaagTCAAGGTATGACTTATGTTAGTTGGCTTACCGTACCATTATATAGTATGTGGTTtgtacggaaaggtgctcaagtatcaaagcgattacgcaatggtccttaatcaactcaagcaagaCTAACCATGTGAGCTCCATCCCAACATGGCCCTATCATACTTGCCCAAGTCCGAATCATCTTTCATATTTGCTCAACCTTTAACCATTCTTGACTAATCATGTAAATTAATCAAACATcatatagctcgcgagtggtggtgacctggccacctctcgtcttgtaccgtagctaagcatggctaagcatatAGTTTGTGACACCTATTCAAGCATACTCATCTAAAGATGATATCCTAATCAAGGTTGATAAAGCATCAAATAGGTTCTATGCaatcaatgatatatatatatatatatatatatatatatatatatatatatatataataactcatgcgcaaacaagacacatatacttcattgatccaaaatagggtGTAGAAATGCTTAGGGGCCTGCCTTGAGTCTCGACGGGAGTAGAGTCTCCAACGATCTCCGGTTCAAGCTCCTCTTGCTCCGGCGTCACGGTCTCTACACGAGTGCAATGATGCATGATAAATAATATGCCATGAATGATTGACATGGTATGCAAATGGTATGAGAAGGTATAATTTAACATTGCAAAACTATGATAAAAGGGGCTAGACATATAGTACATATGTGGAATAATCATAGCTAAGTGTAAGGGTAAATAACAACTaagtgcggaccgtccggcttgggagaagcggaccgtccggctaTAAATGGCGGACAAtttggcggaccatccgccggTCAAGTGCGGACCGTGTTGggtgaaaacatgctctctgactaaatcgcggaccgtccgggtTAGGTTAAGCGGACTGTTCGGTCTGAACGGCGGAccgagtggcggaccgtccacggTCAGTCGCGGACCGTGCTGGGTGGAAAACATGTCCTCTGACTAAATCGCGGACCGTCTGGTTGGgttaagcggaccgtccgcctctcaATTTGCGAAAGGCTAAGAATCGTGCAGAGGCTCTGTTGATTTGGTCAGGAGCTGACGGACCGTCCGGCCATGTCGGGCGGACTGTCTGCGACACGGCCGAGGCTCACCAGCGAGTTCCCCGGCGGCGATTCCGGCCACGGTTTGGGGTGGGGTTTGTTCCTAGAGATTCCTGGGAGTCTAGGGAGTTCACTTTGGTAACCAAAACGTACATGCATTAGGGTTTCGAAGCTCTAGGTCATCAATGGTGATTGGGCTCTAGGTGAGTTTCTTGGCTTCAATCCTAGGACAATGGGGAATGGATCGGGGAGGGGAAACACTCACCGGCGTCGAGTAGGATACCGGCAAGGGCTTCAAGTCATCGGGGAAGGCTTGGAGtagctcggggtcgtcctcctTGCTTGAGGCTTGAAGGAGAAGATAAAGTGGAAGAAGAACTCGTTGGGGAAGCTCTTccccaaggaagaagatgaagatcgGGGTGGTGCAGCTAGTCGGCGTCGTTCTCCGGCGTCCTCCGGCGTCCTCCGGTggtgctccggcgaggtggaggggctTCAATGGTGGGGAAGATGggggagctcctccatggcttggAGCTTGAGAGAGAAGGTGAGGGGAGTGAATgggatgagggagagagagcacgGGGTGCTCTGGTGGAAGAGGGGCGTGTCTGACACGCGGGGTCAGGGGTGCGACGTGGCGCCCAGACTCTGCGCGTGTGACACGCAGCGGAGATacactagcggaccgtccgcgagtgtggcgcggactgtccgcgtgtGGGTGATGTGGCAGGGAAGTCGATGCGTTCGAGGTTGACCATAGTCGGCCACGTGGCAgaaccgcggaccgtccgccgtatagtggcggactgtccgccactgCCAAAAACACTGTATTAACCTAAGGTTTAATTCTCTCCTTAAGGGGTGAGCTAATTATGTTTAAAGTTTAATAATGCACATGATGCCATGTTTAACTAGCTAATCAACATAGGCCTGTTACAGGTGCCGTCAGCGTCATGCTGCCGATCTCCAGAAGAACATCCCCTGCTGACCAATCTGAAACTGGTACGGAGACCGTGAAGCAGCACACGAACTTCCGACGAGTTCGTTTCCCTTTTCCGGTTTCCCCCCCTCTAAATTCTGAACAAGCTCAACCAAAAAAACTAACCTCCAAGGTTTCTGCTCAGTGGTTGCCCTTGTCCATGGTAGAACTGCACTGGGGTTAGTTCATGACAACTTGTTGAACAATTAGCAGGACCCTCCACTTCCGGCTTCTGGGACTCCTGTTCAGTTCTCCAGCAAATCTGTATGCTAGCTGACTACTCTCTACACGCAACTTCTATTCAGTTTCCCCTTGAAGACTCGCGAAAGACATGGAAGAATCTGCAGACCATGGGAACGCGATTCCGCGCtctcgctcctcctccgccgtcgcAGCCCCCCGGAATCCTTATCGCAACCGACTTGCTCCTACCGTAGATTCATAGTACCCCTAGCTCCTCGGCCTCCGCGACCGCCATTAACACCGCCTCTCATCTCCTCGACGGCCATGGCTACCCGAGTAGCATCCTTAAAACTGGCTGCACACAGATCAACACGGCCGGCCCGGCCAGCGGTGGCTGCCTCTCCCGCGAAGCCACGAACGCGAAGGATCCACCCGTCGATCTCCGTCGGCGCGAATGAATCTGGCCTGAATCTTCGACGCCCCCAATGGGCAGCCAGCAGCCCAGCACAGGAGcccggccgaggcggcggccaaCTTTTGCTGCGGCAGCCATAGACCCCAACTCCCGAGCGGAATCTGACACCATCCCCCAACGCTTTCTGTTACCGCCATCAATTCAATTCAAATCGTTCCCGCCGCAAAGGCGAGGCTCCCCTCCCCCGGCCCGCGCTATAAATACGGCTCCTCCCGCCTCGTCCCAACTCACCAGCTCACCCTCCGAGCAGAGCGATCAAGCTCCCCGGCCGGTCGCTACCGCAGCTGCCACAACAACGAACTCGGCGGTAGCTTGCAGCAGGTGCTCGAACGATGGCGGGGCTCGCTAGGCGGCTTCTCCTGgtggccctggcggcggcggcggcggcggcgctgtgccgcgCCATGGAGTTCGACGAGAAGGACCTGGCGACCGACGAGGCGCTGTGGAACCTGTACGAGCGGTGGCAGGTGCACCACCGCGTGCACCGGCACCACGGCGAGAAGGGCCGCCGCTTCGGCACCTTCAAGGAGAACGTGCACTTCATCCACGCGCACAACAAGCGCGGCGACCGCCCCTACCGCCTCCGCCTGAACCACTTCGGCGACATGGGGCGCGAGGAGTTCCGCTCCACGTTCGCCGACTCGCGCATCAACGACCTCcgccgggcgcggcgcggcgcgccggccgtGCCGGGGTTCATGTACGAGGACGTGGACAACCTGCCGCAGTCCGTGGACTGGCGCCAGGCGGGCGCGGTCACCGGCGTGAAGAACCAGGGCAAGTGCGGCAGCTGCTGGGCCTTCTCGACGGTGGTGGCCGTGGAGGGGATCAACGCGATCCGGACGGGGAGGCTGGTCTCCCTGTCGGAGCAGGAGCTGGTGGACTGCGACACGGCGGAGAACGGGTGCCAGGGCGGGCTGATGGAGAACGCCTTCGAGTTCATCAAGGCCCACGGCGGCATCACCACGGAGGCCACCTACCCGTACCGCGCGCGCAATGGCACCTGCGACAGCTACCGGTCGCGGCACGGGCAAGTGGTGGTGATCGACGGGCACCAGATGGTCCCCGCGGGGAGCGAGGAGGCGCTGGCCAAGGCGGTGGCGCACCAGCCGGTGTCCGTGGCCATCGACGCGGGGGGGCAGGCGTTCCAGTTCTACTCGGAGGGCGTGTTCACGGGCGAGTGCGGCACGGACCTGGACCACGGCGTGGCGGCGGTCGGGTACGGCGTGGACGACGACGGCACGCCCTACTGGGTGGTGAAGAACTCGTGGGGCCCCGGGTGGGGCGAGGGCGGGTACATCCGGATggagcgcggcgccggcgacggcggcctctGCGGCATCGCCATGGAGGCCTCCTTCCCCATCAAGACCTCCCCCAACCCGTCGCGCAAGCCCCGGCGCGCGCTCCTCTCCAGGgacgcctcctcctcccagtGATCCATCCATGGCTGCATCAATCTGAACGAGCATCCGGAGGAACGCACCACGCATCAGCTGGCGCTGGCGCGTAAGCATGGGTAGCCAGGACTACTACCAAATTACTACCACTACTGTTTGCTTGTGTTATTAGCTATCAATTGGGTTGTACTACTGATATGAATGTGGTTTGATTGTGCCGGTCTGGGTCTCGGCCTCTCGGGTGAGAGACGAAGCTAGAATAAAGTAGCAGCGCATGCGCGCAACAAGAGTAAGATTAGGTGTAAGATGGTGTGTCTAAATTGTACCTGTAATGTAATACGGTGTGGCATGTAAGGCACCGGGGTATAAAAAGTAAAGGAGCTACGCGTAAGCTGGCAGTTGCTTTTATATATATTCCTTCTATTTTATTTACATATCCTATTAGATTTCTATTAAGTTAAACTTAACAAattttaatcaaatttatagaaaatttaATAACATTTACAATAGCAAATTTATTCATTGAATCCACCATAAAATATACGTTGATAGTGCATATGTTGGATAATGTTGATAGTGCATATGTTGGATAATATAGTTGTTACTGTATTTTTTCATGGAATTGATTAAAACTAGTCTATTTATCTTAGGATAAAcctaatataaataaaaatagaaggaGTATATATCAAAACCCGAGGGAGTATATATACATGCACATGCCTCTTTGTTCCTCCTCTTTTTTTAACTGCGGGTAGCGCGTgattagggatggcaacgggtatatACCCAACGGGTAGTGGCcacttgtggcagaaccacctgaattatcccggctcaagtgcgcaggccatcaccataaaggcaatacCGGCTcaacgcacttcaaatggaacaattcttggtctgtcgggtaacgtcccgatacaaccaccggttctcggatcgaacaagcataccccgcacgaaggcgagtccagaga
This genomic interval carries:
- the LOC120674060 gene encoding cysteine proteinase EP-B 2-like, which codes for MAGLARRLLLVALAAAAAAALCRAMEFDEKDLATDEALWNLYERWQVHHRVHRHHGEKGRRFGTFKENVHFIHAHNKRGDRPYRLRLNHFGDMGREEFRSTFADSRINDLRRARRGAPAVPGFMYEDVDNLPQSVDWRQAGAVTGVKNQGKCGSCWAFSTVVAVEGINAIRTGRLVSLSEQELVDCDTAENGCQGGLMENAFEFIKAHGGITTEATYPYRARNGTCDSYRSRHGQVVVIDGHQMVPAGSEEALAKAVAHQPVSVAIDAGGQAFQFYSEGVFTGECGTDLDHGVAAVGYGVDDDGTPYWVVKNSWGPGWGEGGYIRMERGAGDGGLCGIAMEASFPIKTSPNPSRKPRRALLSRDASSSQ